The following are from one region of the Georgenia sp. M64 genome:
- a CDS encoding metal ABC transporter ATP-binding protein produces the protein MRVNDGMNDAGSPDRPAAAGGPSAEVPLAVEDLGVTLGHAHIVRGVTFTVGAGEMVALLGANGSGKSTLVKSLVGIVPVTHGHARVFGADVGDRRAVPWRRVGYAPQRVTATAGVPATALEVVTSGLLDNRRLRPGPGARQRAMEALEEVGLAARAHRSVQVFSGGQQQRVLIARALVRRPDLLILDEPLAGIDRESKEALAGTLTGLRERGTTVLVVLHELGELQGLVQRAVVLRHGRVVHDGAPPAPVPGHDDPDHEHDHAHGDQPVPGYAAPDLSAEW, from the coding sequence GTGCGCGTGAACGACGGCATGAACGACGCCGGCTCGCCCGACCGCCCCGCCGCGGCGGGCGGGCCGTCGGCGGAGGTCCCGCTCGCGGTCGAGGACCTCGGGGTCACGCTCGGGCACGCCCACATCGTGCGCGGCGTGACCTTCACCGTCGGCGCCGGGGAGATGGTCGCCCTCCTCGGCGCGAACGGCTCGGGCAAGTCCACGCTGGTGAAGTCGCTCGTGGGGATCGTCCCGGTCACCCACGGCCACGCCCGGGTCTTCGGCGCCGACGTCGGCGACCGGCGCGCCGTCCCGTGGCGCCGGGTGGGCTACGCCCCGCAGCGGGTCACCGCCACCGCCGGCGTCCCCGCGACCGCGCTGGAGGTGGTGACGTCCGGGCTGCTGGACAACCGGCGGCTGCGGCCCGGCCCCGGCGCCCGGCAGCGCGCCATGGAGGCGCTGGAGGAGGTCGGCCTGGCCGCCCGCGCCCACCGGAGCGTGCAGGTCTTCTCCGGCGGCCAGCAGCAGCGGGTGCTCATCGCGCGTGCGCTCGTGCGCCGGCCCGACCTCCTCATCCTCGACGAGCCCCTCGCCGGCATCGACCGGGAGTCGAAGGAGGCCCTCGCCGGCACGCTCACCGGCCTGCGCGAGCGCGGCACCACCGTGCTCGTCGTCCTCCACGAGCTCGGCGAGCTCCAGGGCCTCGTGCAGCGGGCCGTGGTCCTGCGCCACGGCCGGGTCGTGCACGACGGCGCACCGCCCGCCCCGGTCCCCGGCCACGACGACCCCGACCACGAGCACGACCACGCCCACGGCGACCAGCCCGTCCCCGGCTACGCCGCCCCCGACCTCTCCGCGGAGTGGTGA
- a CDS encoding LacI family DNA-binding transcriptional regulator produces MQGRTRLTDVAEQAGVSTATVSRVLNGKPGVAGETRRAVLAALDMLGYERPEKLRSRSNGLVGLVVPELSNPVFPAFAQSIETMLATTGYTPLLCTQSPGGITEDQYVDMLLEHEVDGIIFVSGLHADTHADPARYQRLQERGVPIALINGHNPEIDAPAFSTDDRGSMDLAVRHLVSQGHRTIGLAIGPDRFVPARRKRDGFVEAMRNYLDVSDPAIVSTLFTVEGGLSAGTSLIDLGCTAIICGSDLMALGVVRAARARGLRVPEDLSVIGYDDSALIPFTDPPLTTIRQPVEAMCQAAVTTLVAEIGGSRVPRTELVFVPELIVRGSTAAAPGNVVGLAI; encoded by the coding sequence ATGCAAGGGCGCACCAGGCTTACCGACGTCGCCGAGCAGGCCGGCGTCAGCACGGCGACGGTCTCTCGGGTCCTCAACGGCAAACCCGGCGTGGCGGGCGAGACCCGCCGGGCGGTCCTCGCCGCGCTCGACATGCTCGGCTACGAGCGGCCCGAGAAGCTGCGATCACGGTCGAACGGGCTCGTCGGTCTGGTGGTGCCCGAGCTGAGCAACCCCGTCTTCCCCGCGTTCGCGCAGTCGATCGAGACCATGCTCGCCACCACGGGCTACACGCCGCTGCTGTGCACGCAGTCCCCCGGCGGCATCACGGAGGACCAGTACGTCGACATGCTCCTCGAGCACGAGGTCGACGGCATCATCTTCGTCTCGGGCCTGCACGCCGACACCCACGCCGACCCGGCCCGCTACCAGCGACTGCAGGAGCGTGGCGTCCCGATCGCCCTCATCAACGGCCACAACCCCGAGATCGACGCCCCGGCCTTCTCCACCGACGACCGCGGCAGCATGGACCTGGCGGTGCGCCACCTCGTCTCCCAGGGCCACCGCACCATCGGCCTGGCCATCGGCCCGGACCGGTTCGTCCCGGCCCGCCGCAAGCGCGACGGCTTCGTCGAGGCCATGCGGAACTACCTCGACGTGTCCGACCCGGCGATCGTCAGCACCCTGTTCACCGTCGAGGGGGGCCTCAGCGCGGGCACATCGCTCATCGACCTCGGGTGCACCGCGATCATCTGCGGGTCCGACCTCATGGCGCTCGGCGTCGTGCGGGCCGCCCGTGCCCGGGGCCTGCGGGTGCCCGAGGACCTCTCCGTCATCGGGTACGACGACTCGGCGCTGATCCCGTTCACGGACCCGCCGCTGACGACCATCCGTCAGCCGGTCGAGGCCATGTGCCAGGCCGCCGTCACCACGCTCGTCGCCGAGATCGGTGGTTCGAGGGTTCCTCGCACGGAACTGGTGTTCGTGCCCGAGCTCATCGTCCGCGGCTCGACCGCGGCCGCGCCGGGCAACGTCGTGGGGCTGGCGATCTAG
- a CDS encoding glycine--tRNA ligase yields MAAPSRLDNVINLAKRRGFVYLSGEIYGGTRSAWDYGPLGVELKENIKRQWWRHMVTSREDVVGIDSSVILPRQVWVASGHVGVFTDPLTECLSCHKRFRADTMAEEYEEKKGHAPENGLADIACPNCGTRGQWTEPRDFNMMLKTYLGPVEDESGLHYLRPETAQGIFVNFANVMTSARKKPPFGIGQVGKSFRNEITPGNFIFRTREFEQMEMEFFVEPGTDEEWHQYWIDNRTAWYTDLGIDPANLRHYEHPQEKLSHYSKRTVDIEYRFGFSGSEWGELEGVANRTDFDLSTHTEHSGQDLSYFDQAKNERWVPYVIEPAAGLTRSLMAFLADAYTEDEAPNTKGGVDKRTVLRLDPRLSPVKAAVLPLSRNEQLSPVAKNLAAELRRYWNVEFDDAGAVGRRYRRQDEVGTPYCITVDFDSLEDQAVTVRERDSMNQERISLDKVRGYLAERLVGC; encoded by the coding sequence GTGGCAGCACCCTCGCGCCTGGACAACGTCATCAACCTCGCCAAGCGGCGCGGCTTCGTCTACCTCTCGGGGGAGATCTACGGCGGCACCCGCTCCGCCTGGGACTACGGGCCGCTCGGCGTCGAGCTCAAGGAGAACATCAAGCGCCAGTGGTGGCGGCACATGGTCACCTCCCGCGAGGACGTCGTGGGCATCGACTCCTCGGTCATCCTCCCGCGGCAGGTCTGGGTCGCCTCGGGCCACGTGGGCGTCTTCACCGACCCGCTCACCGAGTGCCTCAGCTGCCACAAGCGCTTCCGGGCCGACACCATGGCCGAGGAGTACGAGGAGAAGAAGGGCCACGCCCCGGAGAACGGCCTCGCCGACATCGCGTGCCCCAACTGCGGCACCCGCGGGCAGTGGACCGAGCCGCGCGACTTCAACATGATGCTCAAGACCTACCTCGGCCCGGTCGAGGACGAGTCCGGCCTGCACTACCTGCGGCCCGAGACCGCCCAGGGCATCTTCGTCAACTTCGCCAACGTCATGACCTCCGCCCGGAAGAAGCCGCCGTTCGGCATCGGCCAGGTGGGCAAGTCCTTCCGCAACGAGATCACGCCGGGCAACTTCATCTTCCGCACCCGTGAGTTCGAGCAGATGGAGATGGAGTTCTTCGTCGAGCCCGGCACGGACGAGGAGTGGCACCAGTACTGGATCGACAACCGCACCGCCTGGTACACCGACCTCGGCATCGACCCGGCGAACCTGCGCCACTACGAGCACCCGCAGGAGAAGCTCTCCCACTACTCCAAGCGCACGGTCGACATCGAGTACCGCTTCGGGTTCAGCGGCAGCGAGTGGGGCGAGCTCGAGGGCGTCGCCAACCGCACCGACTTCGACCTGTCCACCCACACCGAGCACTCCGGGCAGGACCTCAGCTACTTCGACCAGGCGAAGAACGAGCGCTGGGTCCCGTACGTCATCGAGCCGGCCGCGGGTCTGACCCGTTCCCTCATGGCGTTCCTCGCCGACGCCTACACCGAGGATGAGGCGCCGAACACCAAGGGCGGGGTGGACAAGCGCACCGTCCTGCGGCTCGACCCTCGCCTGTCCCCGGTCAAGGCCGCCGTCCTCCCGCTCTCGCGCAACGAGCAGCTCTCACCGGTGGCGAAGAACCTCGCCGCGGAGCTGCGCAGGTACTGGAACGTCGAGTTCGACGACGCCGGCGCGGTCGGCCGGCGGTACCGGCGCCAGGACGAGGTCGGGACGCCGTACTGCATCACGGTCGACTTCGACTCCCTCGAGGACCAGGCCGTCACCGTGCGCGAGCGCGACTCCATGAACCAGGAGCGCATCTCCCTCGACAAGGTGCGCGGCTACCTCGCCGAGCGTCTCGTCGGCTGCTGA
- a CDS encoding metal ABC transporter substrate-binding protein, with product MTRRTLRTAAAATVLATTLAACSGTGSGDGGAGSPDGAGAEVLASFYPLQYVAERVGGDRVQVDSLTPPGAEPHDLELAPADVARLGEASVVVYLSGFQPAVDDAVAQTSPEHLVDAAAHAERAGTDDHADEESAEADDHSAETDDHAAEDEHAGEAGADPHLWLDPTLLAEVAVDVADELAAADPDNAQEYEANAETLAGELTALDEEFTTGLAQCEIRTVVVAHEAYGYLAEAYDFEQVGISGIDPDTEPSPARLAEIGDVVRAEGVTTIFTESLVNPKVAETLADDLGVETAVLDPLEGLADDSKDYQVVMRENLAALREALACA from the coding sequence ATGACGCGACGCACCCTCCGCACGGCCGCCGCGGCGACCGTCCTGGCGACGACGCTCGCCGCCTGCTCGGGAACCGGTTCGGGCGACGGCGGCGCCGGCTCCCCCGACGGTGCCGGCGCCGAGGTCCTCGCCTCCTTCTACCCGCTGCAGTACGTGGCCGAGCGGGTGGGCGGTGACCGTGTGCAGGTCGACTCCCTCACCCCGCCCGGGGCCGAGCCGCACGACCTCGAGCTCGCCCCGGCCGACGTCGCACGCCTCGGCGAGGCCTCCGTCGTCGTCTACCTCTCCGGCTTCCAGCCGGCCGTCGACGACGCCGTGGCCCAGACCTCGCCCGAGCACCTCGTCGACGCCGCCGCCCACGCCGAGCGGGCCGGCACCGACGACCACGCCGACGAGGAGTCGGCCGAGGCCGACGACCACTCGGCCGAGACCGACGACCACGCGGCAGAGGACGAGCACGCGGGCGAGGCCGGCGCCGACCCGCACCTCTGGCTGGACCCCACCCTGCTCGCGGAGGTGGCCGTCGACGTCGCGGACGAGCTCGCGGCCGCCGACCCCGACAACGCGCAGGAGTACGAGGCGAACGCCGAGACCCTGGCCGGCGAGCTGACGGCCCTGGACGAGGAGTTCACCACCGGGCTCGCCCAGTGCGAGATCCGCACCGTCGTCGTCGCGCACGAGGCGTACGGCTACCTGGCCGAGGCCTACGACTTCGAGCAGGTGGGCATCTCCGGCATCGACCCCGACACCGAGCCGTCGCCCGCGCGTCTCGCCGAGATCGGCGACGTCGTGCGCGCCGAGGGCGTCACGACGATCTTCACCGAGTCCCTCGTCAACCCCAAGGTGGCCGAGACCCTCGCCGACGACCTCGGCGTCGAGACCGCCGTCCTGGACCCCCTGGAGGGCCTGGCCGACGACAGCAAGGACTACCAGGTGGTCATGCGCGAGAACCTCGCCGCCCTGAGGGAGGCGCTCGCGTGCGCGTGA
- a CDS encoding Fur family transcriptional regulator: MLRMTRQRAAVSGMLARTRDFRSAQQLHEMLREAGESIGLATVYRTLQSLADAGEVDVLRIADGETRYRRCGRSEHHHHLVCRGCGRTVEVEGAPVERWAAEVARDNGFVEVDHTAELFGTCARCAEREAARA, from the coding sequence ATGCTGCGGATGACGCGCCAGCGCGCCGCCGTCAGCGGGATGCTCGCCCGGACGCGGGACTTCCGCAGCGCGCAGCAGCTCCACGAGATGCTGCGCGAGGCGGGCGAGTCGATCGGCCTGGCCACGGTGTACCGGACGCTGCAGTCCCTCGCCGACGCCGGCGAGGTGGACGTCCTGCGCATCGCCGACGGCGAGACCCGGTACCGCCGGTGCGGCCGGTCCGAGCACCACCACCACCTGGTGTGCCGCGGCTGCGGACGCACCGTGGAGGTCGAGGGCGCCCCGGTGGAGCGGTGGGCGGCCGAGGTGGCCCGGGACAACGGCTTCGTCGAGGTGGACCACACCGCCGAGCTGTTCGGCACGTGCGCCCGCTGCGCGGAGAGGGAAGCAGCCCGTGCCTGA
- the dusB gene encoding tRNA dihydrouridine synthase DusB, giving the protein MAGVTNPPFRRLCRESGVAGLTAAGATSVPPGASSLPSGHGEGAAAPAAAPAGAPAAVPAAAGPSGPFAPAGLYVTEMITSRALVERTPETMRMITPDPEEPVRSVQLYGVDPATIGAAVRILVAEDRADHVDLNFGCPVPKVTRKGGGSALPWKRDLFDAIVTEAVAAAREASAGRDHEVPVTVKMRMGIDDDHLTYLDAGRLAERAGVAAVALHARTAAQHYSGKARWEAVARLKDAVTSVPVLGNGDIWSAEDAAEMMASTGCDGVVVGRGCQGRPWLFTDLVAAAHGSDLRVRPGLREVAGTVRRHAELMVEHFGEEDRALREMRKHMAWYLKGYVVGGEARHDLGLVSSLAELDERLAALDLDQAYPGESAEGPRGRAGSPKAPHLPDGWLDSQDMDADLLAMISQAELSVSGG; this is encoded by the coding sequence ATGGCCGGGGTGACGAACCCGCCCTTCCGACGGCTGTGCCGCGAGTCCGGCGTTGCCGGCCTCACCGCCGCCGGCGCGACCTCTGTCCCGCCCGGCGCCAGCTCGCTCCCGTCCGGCCATGGTGAAGGTGCCGCCGCGCCGGCTGCCGCGCCCGCCGGCGCGCCGGCGGCCGTGCCGGCAGCTGCCGGCCCGTCCGGCCCGTTCGCGCCCGCCGGGCTCTACGTGACCGAGATGATCACCTCGCGCGCCCTGGTCGAGCGCACGCCCGAGACGATGCGGATGATCACCCCCGACCCGGAGGAGCCGGTGCGCTCGGTCCAGCTCTACGGCGTCGACCCCGCGACGATCGGCGCGGCGGTGCGCATCCTCGTCGCCGAGGACCGCGCCGACCACGTCGACCTCAACTTCGGCTGCCCGGTGCCCAAGGTCACCCGCAAGGGCGGCGGGTCGGCGCTGCCGTGGAAGCGCGACCTCTTCGACGCCATCGTCACCGAGGCCGTCGCCGCCGCCCGGGAGGCGTCGGCCGGGCGGGACCACGAGGTACCGGTGACGGTGAAGATGCGGATGGGCATCGACGACGACCACCTCACCTACCTCGACGCCGGCCGGCTGGCCGAGCGCGCGGGCGTGGCCGCCGTCGCCCTGCACGCCCGCACCGCCGCGCAGCACTACTCGGGCAAGGCCCGGTGGGAGGCCGTCGCGCGGCTCAAGGACGCGGTGACGAGCGTGCCGGTGCTCGGCAACGGCGACATCTGGTCGGCCGAGGACGCGGCCGAGATGATGGCCAGCACCGGCTGCGACGGCGTCGTCGTGGGGCGTGGGTGCCAGGGCCGGCCCTGGCTGTTCACGGACCTCGTCGCCGCCGCGCACGGGTCGGACCTGCGGGTCCGGCCGGGGCTGCGGGAGGTGGCCGGCACGGTCCGGCGCCACGCCGAGCTCATGGTGGAGCACTTCGGCGAGGAGGACCGGGCCCTGCGCGAGATGCGCAAGCACATGGCGTGGTACCTCAAGGGCTACGTCGTCGGCGGGGAGGCCCGGCACGACCTCGGGCTCGTCTCCTCCCTCGCCGAGCTCGACGAGCGGCTCGCCGCCCTCGACCTCGACCAGGCCTACCCCGGGGAGAGCGCCGAGGGGCCGCGCGGGCGGGCCGGCAGCCCCAAGGCCCCGCACCTGCCCGACGGCTGGCTGGACTCGCAGGACATGGACGCCGACCTGCTGGCGATGATCAGTCAGGCCGAGCTCTCCGTCTCGGGCGGCTGA
- a CDS encoding metal ABC transporter permease produces the protein MDLLTTLGDMLASPLMRRALLVALLVGLSAPVVGTYLVQRRLALLGDGIGHMALTGVAAGWLAGAAVGLTPHDVLAVPGAVVAAVAGAIAVELVREQGRTSGDVALALLFYGGIAGGVLLIGLAGGTSANLTGYLFGSISTVTTTDVWLTVVLAAVILGVGLGLRPALFALSHDEEFARATGLPVRALNITVAVTAALTVSVSMRVVGVLLVSALMIVPVAVAQLVARSFRATMALAMTIGVVVTVVGLSITYFRSLSPGATIVMLAIGLYAVVSVLRPSLRRPAGEDPHLDVDDDVEVREAV, from the coding sequence ATGGACCTCCTGACGACCCTCGGCGACATGCTCGCCAGCCCCCTCATGCGCCGAGCGCTGCTCGTCGCCCTCCTCGTCGGCCTCTCCGCGCCCGTCGTGGGGACCTACCTCGTCCAGCGGCGCCTGGCCCTCCTCGGCGACGGCATCGGCCACATGGCACTGACCGGCGTGGCGGCGGGCTGGCTCGCCGGCGCCGCCGTCGGCCTCACCCCGCACGACGTCCTCGCCGTGCCGGGCGCGGTCGTGGCCGCCGTCGCGGGCGCCATCGCCGTCGAGCTCGTCCGGGAGCAGGGCCGCACCAGCGGCGACGTCGCCCTCGCGCTGCTCTTCTACGGTGGCATCGCCGGCGGCGTCCTCCTCATCGGCCTCGCCGGCGGGACGTCGGCCAACCTCACCGGCTACCTCTTCGGCTCGATCTCGACGGTGACGACGACGGACGTGTGGCTCACCGTGGTCCTCGCCGCGGTCATCCTCGGCGTGGGTCTGGGCCTGCGGCCCGCGCTGTTCGCGCTCAGCCACGACGAGGAGTTCGCCCGGGCCACCGGCCTGCCGGTCCGTGCGCTGAACATCACCGTCGCGGTGACGGCGGCTCTCACGGTGTCGGTCTCGATGCGTGTCGTGGGCGTGCTGCTCGTCTCCGCACTGATGATCGTCCCGGTCGCGGTGGCCCAGCTGGTGGCCCGGTCGTTCCGGGCGACCATGGCGCTGGCCATGACGATCGGGGTGGTCGTGACGGTGGTGGGCCTGTCCATCACGTACTTCCGGTCGCTGTCCCCCGGGGCCACGATCGTCATGCTCGCCATCGGGCTGTACGCCGTAGTATCGGTGCTGCGCCCGTCGCTCCGGCGTCCGGCCGGGGAGGACCCCCACCTGGACGTGGACGACGACGTCGAGGTCCGGGAGGCGGTGTGA
- a CDS encoding YibE/F family protein, translated as MSHHHSGELPLNPAEARRVRAILAALVLPLLVATVVGLVALWPRGETPIGSVPLAGTGMTIEAGEVVEVLGADGDGGQVRVELSTGTGAGQVVPVQVPPEIMANGMGVGDELRLMFSPDAMGTGSPYVFWDFERSSPVWILVAIYAAVVLAVARWRGLAAMAGLGTSLAVILLFVLPALMLGHPPLLVALVGSGAMLFLSLYLAHGVSIRTTTALLGTFVGLAVTATLGVWGTGSANLTGAGSDQSLILAAQFPHLSLADLLLCGIVIAGLGALNDVTITQASAVWELHAANPALPRRRLFGQGMRIGRDHIASTVYTLAFAYVGTALPVLMVASLMDRALLDTLMAGEIAEEIVRTLVSSVGLVLAIPVTTAIAALLVSRAPARDRHRDGEIGPVRPSPAPPVTMAR; from the coding sequence GTGAGCCACCACCACTCCGGCGAGCTGCCGCTCAACCCCGCCGAGGCCCGACGGGTGCGGGCGATCCTCGCCGCGCTGGTCCTGCCCCTCCTCGTCGCGACCGTCGTCGGACTGGTCGCGCTGTGGCCGCGGGGCGAGACACCGATCGGTTCCGTGCCGCTCGCCGGCACCGGCATGACGATCGAGGCCGGTGAGGTCGTCGAGGTGCTCGGCGCCGACGGCGACGGCGGGCAGGTCCGTGTGGAGCTCTCCACCGGCACCGGCGCAGGCCAGGTGGTGCCGGTCCAGGTGCCGCCGGAGATCATGGCCAACGGGATGGGCGTCGGTGACGAGCTGCGCCTGATGTTCAGCCCGGACGCCATGGGCACCGGCAGCCCCTACGTCTTCTGGGACTTCGAGCGCTCCAGCCCGGTGTGGATCCTCGTCGCGATCTACGCCGCCGTCGTCCTCGCGGTCGCCCGCTGGCGTGGCCTCGCGGCCATGGCCGGGCTGGGCACCTCCCTCGCCGTCATCCTCCTGTTCGTCCTGCCGGCGCTCATGCTCGGCCACCCGCCGCTGCTCGTCGCGCTCGTGGGGTCCGGGGCGATGCTGTTCCTCTCGCTCTACCTGGCCCACGGCGTCTCCATCCGCACGACGACGGCGCTGCTCGGCACGTTCGTCGGCCTCGCCGTCACCGCCACCCTGGGGGTGTGGGGGACCGGGTCGGCCAACCTCACCGGCGCCGGGTCGGACCAGTCGCTCATCCTCGCCGCGCAGTTCCCCCACCTCTCCCTCGCCGACCTGCTCCTGTGCGGCATCGTCATCGCCGGCCTCGGTGCCCTCAACGACGTCACCATCACCCAGGCCTCCGCGGTCTGGGAGCTGCACGCCGCCAACCCGGCGCTGCCGAGGCGGCGGCTGTTCGGCCAGGGGATGCGCATCGGCCGGGACCACATCGCCTCGACCGTCTACACCCTGGCGTTCGCGTACGTCGGCACCGCCCTGCCGGTCCTCATGGTCGCCTCGCTCATGGACCGTGCGCTGCTCGACACCCTCATGGCCGGGGAGATCGCCGAGGAGATCGTGCGCACCCTCGTCTCCTCCGTGGGCCTCGTCCTCGCGATCCCCGTGACGACGGCCATCGCCGCCCTGCTCGTCAGCCGGGCGCCCGCCCGCGACCGGCACCGTGACGGCGAGATCGGCCCGGTTCGCCCCTCCCCGGCCCCGCCGGTGACAATGGCTCGGTGA
- a CDS encoding glycoside hydrolase family 13 protein has translation MSTLTRAELTVHTPTEGRATWWREAVIYQVYPRSFADGDGDGIGDLPGITARLDHLAALGVDAVWLSPFYRSPQADAGYDVADYRDVDPLFGTLADADALLARAHDLGLRVIVDLVPNHTSDEHEWFAAALAAGPGSPERARYIFREGNGETGEEPPNNWESVFGGPAWTRVRDRADAPGSAWAEDGQWYLHLFDSKQPDLDWENPEVRAELEDVLRFWLDRGVDGFRVDVAHGLVKAAGLPDWAGHVSMVEGAEDAGDTDPEPPAVRSPEGHHAHPPMFDQEGVHEIYRDWHRVLAEYPGDRVLVAEAWVDPVERLARYVRADEMHQAFNFAFLVSPWHAPELRDVIARSYRANDAVGAPTTWVLSNHDVVRHASRLGLARTGKGPNGIGATDPQPDAELGLRRARAATLLMLGLPGSAYLYQGEELGLPEHTELPDETRQDPAFFRTGGAERGRDGCRVPLPWEQDAPGFGFSPTGRTWLPQPSEWADLAADTQSGRPGSTLELYRETLRLRAELGLGLGSMSWSAGHATSPDVVAFVTTGAAEVLVLTNLGDTDVALPAGWSVLVASGPLGEGAGGEATTVPADTTVWARRS, from the coding sequence ATGTCCACCCTCACCCGTGCCGAGCTGACCGTCCACACCCCCACCGAGGGACGTGCCACCTGGTGGCGCGAGGCGGTCATCTACCAGGTCTACCCCCGCTCCTTCGCCGACGGTGACGGTGACGGCATCGGCGACCTGCCCGGCATCACCGCACGGCTGGACCACCTGGCGGCGCTCGGCGTGGACGCCGTGTGGCTCTCGCCCTTCTACCGCTCCCCGCAGGCGGACGCCGGCTACGACGTCGCCGACTACCGCGACGTCGACCCGCTGTTCGGCACCCTCGCCGACGCCGACGCCCTCCTCGCCCGGGCGCACGACCTCGGCCTGCGCGTCATCGTCGACCTCGTGCCGAACCACACCTCGGACGAGCACGAGTGGTTCGCCGCGGCGCTCGCCGCCGGTCCCGGCAGCCCCGAACGGGCTCGCTACATCTTCCGCGAGGGCAACGGCGAGACCGGTGAGGAGCCCCCGAACAACTGGGAGTCCGTCTTCGGCGGCCCCGCGTGGACCCGGGTGCGCGACCGCGCCGACGCCCCGGGCAGCGCCTGGGCCGAGGACGGGCAGTGGTACCTCCACCTGTTCGACTCCAAGCAGCCCGACCTGGACTGGGAGAACCCCGAGGTCCGGGCCGAGCTCGAGGACGTCCTGCGCTTCTGGCTCGACCGCGGCGTCGACGGCTTCCGCGTCGACGTCGCGCACGGCCTGGTCAAGGCCGCCGGCCTGCCCGACTGGGCGGGGCACGTGAGCATGGTCGAGGGCGCCGAGGACGCGGGTGACACCGATCCCGAGCCGCCCGCGGTCCGCTCCCCCGAGGGTCACCACGCCCACCCGCCGATGTTCGACCAGGAGGGGGTGCACGAGATCTACCGCGACTGGCACCGGGTTCTCGCGGAGTACCCGGGCGACCGGGTGCTGGTGGCGGAGGCGTGGGTGGACCCCGTCGAGCGCCTCGCGCGGTACGTCCGCGCCGACGAGATGCACCAGGCCTTCAACTTCGCCTTCCTCGTCTCCCCCTGGCACGCCCCCGAGCTGCGCGACGTCATCGCCCGTTCCTACCGGGCCAACGACGCCGTCGGGGCGCCGACGACCTGGGTCCTGTCGAACCACGACGTCGTCCGGCACGCCTCCCGGCTGGGCCTGGCCCGTACCGGCAAGGGCCCCAACGGCATCGGCGCCACGGACCCGCAGCCCGACGCCGAGCTCGGTCTTCGCCGGGCCCGCGCCGCCACGCTGCTCATGCTGGGGCTCCCGGGCTCGGCGTACCTCTACCAGGGCGAGGAGCTGGGGCTGCCCGAGCACACCGAGCTGCCGGACGAGACGCGTCAGGACCCGGCGTTCTTCCGCACCGGCGGGGCCGAGCGCGGCCGCGACGGGTGCCGGGTGCCGCTGCCCTGGGAGCAGGACGCGCCCGGGTTCGGCTTCTCCCCCACCGGCCGCACCTGGCTGCCGCAGCCTTCCGAGTGGGCCGACCTGGCTGCCGACACCCAGAGCGGCCGGCCCGGCTCGACCCTCGAGCTGTACCGCGAGACGCTGCGCCTGCGCGCGGAGCTCGGGCTGGGGCTGGGGTCGATGTCGTGGAGCGCCGGGCACGCGACGAGCCCCGACGTCGTCGCGTTCGTCACCACGGGCGCGGCCGAGGTCCTCGTCCTGACGAACCTCGGCGACACGGACGTCGCCCTGCCGGCCGGGTGGAGCGTGCTCGTGGCCAGCGGTCCGCTCGGCGAGGGTGCCGGCGGCGAGGCGACCACCGTGCCGGCCGACACCACGGTGTGGGCGCGGCGCAGCTGA
- a CDS encoding VTT domain-containing protein, giving the protein MPEFLSSWPFWLVFVFMWSGATVRGQATYWAGRVVTDQTLRRTHPAGGRARHLHDWLAGEGTERGIEAIRRWGLVVVPFSYLTVGFQTMVNAGAGVLRIGWVRYTVAQLPGALAWAAIYSTIGFAVWEAGLAAAAGSPWGLAGIGALTVVLVSTVLVRRRRRPTTLDGAATTPAVSEEPARG; this is encoded by the coding sequence GTGCCTGAGTTCCTCTCGTCCTGGCCGTTCTGGCTCGTGTTCGTGTTCATGTGGTCGGGGGCCACCGTGCGCGGGCAGGCGACGTACTGGGCAGGACGGGTGGTCACCGACCAGACCCTGCGCCGCACCCACCCGGCGGGTGGCCGCGCGCGCCACCTGCACGACTGGCTGGCCGGGGAGGGCACCGAGCGCGGCATCGAGGCGATCCGGCGGTGGGGCCTGGTCGTCGTGCCCTTCTCCTACCTCACCGTGGGCTTCCAGACGATGGTCAACGCCGGGGCCGGCGTGCTGCGCATCGGCTGGGTGCGCTACACCGTCGCCCAGCTCCCCGGCGCCCTGGCGTGGGCGGCCATCTACTCCACCATCGGCTTCGCGGTGTGGGAGGCCGGGCTCGCCGCCGCCGCCGGGTCCCCGTGGGGCCTGGCGGGCATCGGGGCACTGACCGTCGTCCTCGTCTCGACCGTCCTCGTGCGGCGCCGTCGTCGACCGACGACGCTCGACGGCGCCGCGACCACCCCGGCGGTCTCGGAGGAGCCGGCCCGCGGCTGA